From Crassaminicella indica, one genomic window encodes:
- a CDS encoding alpha-hydroxy-acid oxidizing protein: MNYKKVLENAKKIPDFRCRVCSECNGKACRGEIPGVGGKGSGLGFIRNVEKLKEIKLNMDTIYHSSKVDSSIEMFGKTFKYPIFAAPIGGLIPCYGEKLTDYEYAKAIVKGCKEAGTIGFTGDGVKDEYFMEPLYAIEENNSIGIPTIKPWSKNEILERLRAAESKNVPAVAMDIDVAGLSILAQAGKPVSPKSVEELKEIINATSLPFIIKGIMTVKGALKAMEAGAYGIVVSNHGGRVLDHTPATVEVLPKIVQAVGGKMKIFIDGGIRSGLDVLKVLALGADAVLIGRPYAIAAYGGGAEGVKLYTEKVGKELVEGMIMTGCRNLKEINQEIIF; the protein is encoded by the coding sequence GTGAATTATAAAAAGGTTTTAGAAAATGCTAAAAAAATTCCTGATTTTAGATGTAGAGTTTGTTCAGAATGCAATGGAAAGGCATGTAGAGGTGAAATTCCTGGTGTTGGAGGAAAAGGCTCGGGTTTAGGATTTATAAGAAATGTTGAAAAGCTAAAAGAAATAAAGCTAAATATGGATACTATTTATCATTCATCTAAAGTAGACTCTTCTATAGAAATGTTTGGAAAAACATTCAAGTATCCAATTTTTGCAGCTCCTATTGGTGGTTTGATTCCATGCTATGGTGAAAAATTAACAGATTATGAGTATGCAAAGGCAATTGTTAAGGGATGTAAAGAAGCCGGTACTATAGGATTTACTGGTGATGGTGTAAAGGATGAGTATTTTATGGAGCCTCTTTATGCCATTGAAGAAAATAATAGTATAGGAATCCCTACAATAAAGCCTTGGAGTAAAAATGAAATCCTTGAAAGACTCAGAGCAGCAGAAAGCAAAAATGTACCTGCAGTAGCTATGGATATAGATGTAGCAGGACTTTCTATATTAGCTCAAGCTGGCAAGCCTGTTAGTCCAAAGTCAGTAGAGGAATTAAAAGAGATTATTAATGCTACAAGTCTTCCATTTATTATAAAAGGTATTATGACAGTAAAAGGTGCATTAAAAGCTATGGAGGCAGGAGCGTATGGAATTGTTGTTTCAAATCATGGAGGTAGAGTATTAGATCATACACCTGCTACTGTAGAAGTACTTCCAAAGATTGTACAAGCTGTAGGAGGAAAGATGAAAATATTTATTGATGGAGGAATAAGAAGTGGATTAGATGTTTTAAAGGTATTAGCACTAGGTGCAGATGCTGTTTTAATAGGAAGACCTTATGCTATTGCAGCTTATGGTGGTGGAGCAGAAGGTGTGAAGCTTTATACAGAAAAGGTAGGAAAAGAGTTGGTAGAAGGAATGATTATGACAGGATGTAGGAATTTGAAGGAAATTAATCAGGAGATTATTTTTTAA
- a CDS encoding EAL domain-containing protein has product MKKNFIIYLILAMVFSNILLAIMIDNYVENKIDHILEDQKQDIINQSKEILFAFDTMLLTIDQELKEKTERDILAISKALEKKIKNQSNITNDEMKKLAQKFSVSEIYIIDKEGTVIYTSFPYDENFNLFKIGKAFERFLKSIYGQGKVKHQSITVSSNTGILNRYTYYSPKESDYIISISVDIKDYVKKYYPKKYYEFVFSRLFHSFIEDNKYLVGIDIYSHNKVNSWSLLHTGKKFDKAPSLINKLKNGEKIYIYKDGLYHSYHAFKFHDAGHDFTKKVYIELVYDFSALERNKSDVFAFAIGISFLIILITFFITSKFFDKCVIKKVNMINYGLKMIAEGQYDHRIEIDSKDEFSDIAKTINEMKENIRCREEELLKRREQIHYLAYYDSLTGLPNRVLFEEKLSIALEDAKLTQGKLALLYMDLDNFKKVNDTIGHTFGDLLLKNVGRLLKKYLGEKSTVTRLGGDEFVAVLPRVDDLQELVAIIENIIKSFQNPWILDDREFYITVSIGITLYPRDGKTPHILLKNADTAMYSAKNNGKNSYRFYTSDLNEKMLEKLEMENNLRHAVERNEFMVYYQPKVHMHTGRITGVEALIRWKHPTKGMIPPSRFIPIAEETKMIIPIGEWVLRNACRQIKSWEELGYPAMTVSVNLSVIQIQQPDFLEKIKSILKETGIKPSCLELEITENTIMKDFEFTNNILNALKKLGIRISLDDFGKGYSSLNYLKQLEIDVLKIDKAFVDDITENDHQQAIVKAVIDMAHSMNITVVAEGVETWEQFKFLKSLNCDKVQGYLFSKPLPVMEMEEMMREKKKIC; this is encoded by the coding sequence ATGAAGAAAAATTTTATAATTTATTTAATTTTAGCCATGGTATTTTCCAATATTCTGTTAGCTATTATGATTGATAATTATGTTGAAAATAAAATAGATCATATATTAGAAGATCAAAAACAAGACATTATTAATCAATCAAAGGAGATACTATTTGCTTTTGATACAATGCTTTTGACTATAGATCAAGAATTGAAAGAAAAGACTGAGAGGGATATTTTAGCAATTAGTAAAGCGTTAGAGAAAAAAATAAAGAATCAGAGCAATATAACTAATGATGAAATGAAAAAGCTAGCACAAAAATTTTCCGTATCAGAAATTTATATTATTGACAAGGAAGGTACTGTTATTTACACATCTTTTCCTTATGATGAAAATTTTAATCTTTTTAAAATAGGAAAAGCCTTTGAAAGATTTTTAAAATCCATATATGGGCAGGGAAAGGTAAAGCATCAGAGCATTACTGTTTCTAGTAATACAGGAATATTAAACAGGTATACTTATTATAGTCCAAAGGAAAGTGATTATATTATTTCGATTTCTGTAGACATTAAAGATTATGTAAAAAAATATTATCCAAAGAAATATTATGAATTTGTGTTTTCAAGATTATTTCACTCATTTATAGAGGATAACAAATATTTAGTAGGGATTGATATATATTCTCATAATAAAGTAAATAGTTGGTCACTATTACATACAGGAAAAAAATTTGATAAAGCTCCATCGCTGATAAATAAACTGAAAAATGGAGAAAAAATTTATATTTATAAGGATGGATTGTATCACAGTTATCATGCTTTTAAATTCCACGATGCGGGTCATGATTTTACGAAAAAAGTATATATTGAGTTGGTATATGATTTTTCAGCATTAGAAAGAAACAAGAGTGATGTTTTTGCTTTTGCAATAGGGATATCTTTTCTAATTATATTGATTACATTTTTTATTACATCCAAATTTTTTGATAAGTGTGTAATAAAAAAAGTAAATATGATAAATTATGGATTAAAGATGATTGCTGAGGGGCAGTATGATCATCGTATTGAAATAGATTCAAAGGATGAATTCTCTGATATTGCAAAAACAATAAATGAAATGAAGGAAAATATAAGATGTAGGGAAGAGGAGCTTTTAAAAAGACGAGAGCAAATTCATTATTTGGCTTATTATGATAGCTTGACGGGACTGCCAAATAGAGTATTATTTGAAGAGAAATTGTCTATAGCATTAGAAGATGCAAAGCTTACCCAAGGGAAGCTAGCATTGTTGTATATGGACTTAGATAATTTTAAGAAGGTCAATGATACAATTGGTCATACGTTTGGAGACCTACTCCTTAAAAATGTAGGAAGACTACTCAAAAAATATTTAGGAGAAAAATCTACTGTTACTCGTTTAGGAGGAGATGAATTTGTTGCAGTATTACCGAGGGTAGATGATTTACAGGAGCTAGTAGCAATTATAGAAAATATTATAAAATCTTTTCAAAATCCGTGGATTTTAGATGATCGTGAATTTTATATTACGGTTAGTATTGGAATTACCTTATACCCAAGAGATGGAAAAACTCCTCATATACTTTTGAAAAATGCAGACACAGCAATGTATTCTGCTAAGAATAATGGAAAAAACAGTTATCGCTTTTATACATCTGATCTAAATGAAAAAATGTTAGAGAAATTAGAAATGGAAAACAACTTAAGACATGCTGTTGAGCGAAATGAATTTATGGTTTACTACCAACCTAAGGTACATATGCATACAGGACGGATTACAGGTGTAGAAGCATTGATTAGATGGAAACATCCTACAAAAGGTATGATTCCTCCGAGCCGTTTTATTCCAATAGCAGAAGAAACAAAAATGATTATACCTATTGGAGAATGGGTTTTAAGAAATGCGTGCAGGCAGATTAAATCGTGGGAAGAGCTGGGATATCCAGCTATGACCGTATCGGTTAATCTTTCTGTTATTCAGATACAGCAACCAGATTTTTTAGAAAAAATCAAGAGCATTTTAAAGGAGACAGGAATTAAGCCTTCTTGTTTAGAGCTTGAAATTACAGAAAATACTATTATGAAGGATTTTGAATTTACAAACAATATATTAAACGCTTTGAAAAAATTAGGTATTCGTATATCATTAGATGATTTTGGGAAAGGATATTCTTCTCTAAATTATTTAAAACAATTAGAAATAGATGTTTTAAAGATTGACAAAGCCTTTGTAGATGATATTACTGAAAATGATCATCAGCAGGCTATTG